From the Gordonia bronchialis DSM 43247 genome, one window contains:
- a CDS encoding acyl-CoA thioesterase, with protein sequence MTADESDDLGKLLALLDVERRDDNLFIGAHPEQKTARTFGGQLLGQGVVAAARTLTRGNPPIHALHAHFIRGGDVEQPMEYHVARFRDGKSFANRQVTAVQKGEEIFTMLVAFQDNTAGLEHAVEIPNVPYPEELPTLGEHFKGFEDRIATFVNALHPIDIRFANDPTWKVREAGEKLKDNRVWMKADGAMPDDPIMHVAAMCYASDTTVLDSIITTHGLSWGIDRLFAATVNHSMWFHREFRFDDWLLYATRSPVATGSRGMGSGRFWMRDGTLATSVIQEALIKYFPPKK encoded by the coding sequence ATGACCGCCGACGAATCCGACGACCTCGGTAAGCTGCTCGCACTTCTCGACGTGGAGCGGCGTGACGACAATCTGTTCATCGGCGCCCATCCCGAGCAGAAGACCGCTCGGACCTTCGGCGGGCAGTTGCTCGGCCAGGGCGTGGTGGCCGCGGCCCGGACCCTGACCCGGGGCAATCCGCCCATCCACGCCCTGCATGCCCACTTCATCCGGGGTGGCGACGTGGAGCAGCCGATGGAGTACCACGTCGCGCGGTTCCGTGACGGGAAGTCCTTCGCGAACCGGCAGGTGACGGCCGTCCAAAAGGGCGAGGAGATCTTCACGATGCTCGTTGCCTTTCAGGACAACACGGCCGGGCTCGAGCATGCCGTCGAGATCCCCAACGTCCCGTACCCGGAGGAATTGCCCACTCTGGGTGAGCATTTCAAGGGTTTCGAGGATCGGATCGCGACATTCGTCAACGCGCTGCACCCCATCGACATCCGTTTCGCCAACGACCCGACCTGGAAGGTGCGCGAGGCGGGGGAGAAGCTCAAGGACAACCGGGTCTGGATGAAGGCCGACGGTGCCATGCCCGACGACCCGATCATGCACGTCGCGGCAATGTGTTACGCCTCCGACACCACCGTCCTCGACTCGATCATCACCACGCACGGACTGTCGTGGGGTATCGATCGGCTCTTCGCCGCGACGGTGAACCACTCGATGTGGTTCCATCGCGAGTTCCGCTTCGACGACTGGTTGCTGTACGCCACGCGTTCGCCGGTGGCGACGGGATCGCGCGGTATGGGGTCGGGCCGTTTCTGGATGCGTGACGGCACGCTGGCGACCTCGGTGATCCAGGAAGCGCTCATCAAGTACTTCCCGCCCAAGAAGTAG